In Lates calcarifer isolate ASB-BC8 linkage group LG4, TLL_Latcal_v3, whole genome shotgun sequence, a genomic segment contains:
- the LOC108884766 gene encoding neuropilin-1a, which translates to MRSGLLLFLFSQVILVASLSRTDKCEWNKTLETDAVSFVTSPGFPWTYRPSQDCTWVITAPKPDQRILVVFNPLFHLYDTDCKHDYVEIYDGGDELSPTIGKFCGRVVPPKFISSGNQLLIKFVTDNEDNGSGFSMKLEGYKTFECSRNFTAPQGVITTPFFPEKYPNYMNCTLTIFAPNMSDIVLEFDRFNMEGNPWQKPVPVCPHDWLDIWDGLPEVGIFIGRYCGKTSPDQVIAYSGILSMTITTDDATAEEGFSANYTIRDKRHSLVDEDAVDKCGGNISLKTDRVNYLTSPGYPLEYLPSQQCIWVIKAPELVQKIRINFNPFFHLEGTGCNHDYVEVYDGGDELSPTLGKFCGVAAPPQITSSSNQLLIKFVTDDENQGFGFSVGYEVFMTGPDCSRNFTAPQGVIETPGFPKKYPNNLDCTFMILASNTSVIEVEFKSFNMQADPTALQGVLCRLDRLDIWDGLPKVGRHLGRYCGQEFPHRVTSHSGILSMTVITDNRVSKEGFSANYAIRKKSLLPDHKRK; encoded by the exons ATGCGGAGTGGATTGCTGTTGTTCCTTTTCAGCCAAGTCATCTTGGTTGCCTCCTTGAGTCGGACTG ACAAATGCGAATGGAATAAAACCCTAGAGACAGACGCAGTGAGCTTCGTGACCTCCCCGGGCTTTCCCTGGACATATCGACCCTCCCAGGACTGCACGTGGGTGATAACCGCCCCAAAGCCCGATCAGAGGATCCTCGTCGTCTTCAATCCGCTTTTTCATCTGTATGACACAGACTGCAA ACATGACTATGTGGAAATTTATGATGGTGGAGATGAGCTTTCACCCACCATTGGAAAGTTCTGCGGGAGGGTCGTACCACCCAAGTTCATCTCCAGCGGCAACCAGCTCCTCATCAAGTTCGTCACTGACAATGAGGACAACGGGTCAGGATTCTCTATGAAGTTAGAGGGCTACAAGACAT TTGAATGTTCCAGAAACTTCACGGCTCCCCAAGGCGTCATCACAACACCGTTCTTCCCCGAGAAGTACCCCAACTACATGAACTGCACCCTCACGATCTTCGCTCCAAACATGTCAGATATCGTGCTGGAGTTCGACAGATTTAACATGGAGGGCAATCCCTGGCAAAAGCCAGTCCCCGTCTGCCCACACGACTGGCTGGATATCTGGGACGGCCTCCCTGAAG TGGGTATTTTCATTGGCAGATACTGTGGCAAAACCTCCCCGGACCAAGTGATCGCCTACAGCGGCATCCTGTCCATGACCATCACCACTGATGATGCCACTGCCGAAGAGGGCTTCTCCGCCAACTACACCATCCGCGATAAGAGACACTCCTTGGTAGATGAAGATGCGG tAGATAAATGCGGGGGGAATATAAGCCTAAAGACTGACAGGGTGAACTACCTGACATCCCCGGGCTATCCCCTCGAGTACCTGCCCTCCCAGCAGTGCATATGGGTGATAAAAGCCCCTGAGCTGGTTCAGAAGATCCGCATCAACTTCAATCCGTTTTTCCACCTGGAGGGCACAGGCTGCAA CCACGACTATGTGGAGGTTTATGACGGCGGTGATGAGCTTTCGCCCACGTTAGGAAAGTTTTGCGGCGTGGCTGCACCGCCCCAAATCACATCCAGCAGCAACCAGCTCCTCATCAAGTTTGTCACGGACGATGAGAACCAGGGGTTCGGATTCTCTGTTGGCTACGAGGTCTTCATGACAG GCCCAGATTGTTCCAGAAACTTCACAGCTCCCCAGGGCGTCATCGAGACGCCGGGCTTCCCTAAGAAGTACCCCAACAACCTGGACTGCACCTTCATGATCTTGGCCTCCAATACGTCGGTGATCGAGGTAGAGTTCAAAAGCTTCAACATGCAGGCCGACCCCACAGCACTGCAGGGTGTCCTCTGCCGACTGGACCGGCTGGACATCTGGGACGGTCTCCCTAAAG TGGGTCGTCACCTTGGCAGATATTGTGGCCAGGAGTTCCCCCACCGGGTGACGTCCCACAGCGGCATCCTGTCCATGACCGTCATTACTGACAACAGAGTCAGCAAAGAGGGATTCTCCGCTAATTATGCCATCCGCAAGAAGAGCCTCCTCCCGGATCACAAGAGGAAATGA